One Candidatus Neomarinimicrobiota bacterium genomic region harbors:
- a CDS encoding iron-containing alcohol dehydrogenase: MREFNYFQPTEIRFGSGRIDEVGEAVAKYGKRCLLVTVPVDPVFEPLFEKVKASLIAAGVEVAHFNGIIPNPTTECITAGAEAAKLHGAEVVLGVGGGSSMDSAKAIAVEATHDGTCWDYLYYRDIQPTEKTLP, from the coding sequence ATGCGTGAATTCAATTACTTCCAACCGACAGAGATCAGGTTTGGATCCGGTCGAATCGATGAAGTTGGCGAAGCTGTGGCCAAGTACGGGAAGCGCTGCTTATTGGTGACCGTACCGGTCGACCCGGTCTTTGAGCCGCTTTTTGAAAAGGTGAAGGCTTCCTTAATAGCTGCCGGGGTGGAGGTAGCTCATTTCAATGGTATCATACCCAATCCCACCACCGAGTGCATCACGGCCGGGGCCGAGGCTGCCAAGCTCCACGGCGCCGAGGTGGTACTGGGTGTCGGGGGCGGCTCCAGCATGGATTCGGCCAAGGCCATCGCCGTGGAAGCTACGCACGACGGCACCTGCTGGGATTACCTCTATTATCGGGATATTCAACCGACGGAAAAGACGTTGCC